The Triticum aestivum cultivar Chinese Spring chromosome 3A, IWGSC CS RefSeq v2.1, whole genome shotgun sequence genome includes a region encoding these proteins:
- the LOC123060671 gene encoding GDSL esterase/lipase At5g45910, translated as MAVSRLSVLVAALACCCLARLAQCGGGGGGQNYTSMFSFGDSLTDTGNLLVSSPLSFNIVGRFPYGMTYFHRPTGRCSDGRLVVDFLAQAFGLPLLQPYLSRGEDVRQGVNFAVGGATAMDPPFFEGIGASDKLWTNLSLSVQLDWFDKLKPSLCGSPKSCKKYFSRSLFLVGEIGGNDYNYAFFKGKTLDDAKSYVPTVSSAIIDATERLIKAGAMHLVVPGNLPMGCSSAYLTLHPGRSRSDYDAVGCLRTYNDFAQRHNAMVQQKLQVLRLKYPKARIMYADYYGAAMSFAKNPKQFGFKQGPLKTCCGGGGPYNFNPKASCGVRGSSVCADPSAYANWDGVHLTEAAYHAIADSILHGPYTSPRLL; from the exons ATGGCGGTCTCCCGGCTCTCCGTGCTCGTCGCCGCGCTGGCCTGCTGCTGCCTCGCGCGGCTCGCCCaatgcggcggcgggggcggcgggcagAACTACACCTCCATGTTCAGCTTCGGCGACTCCCTGACCGACACCGGCAACCTGCTCGTGTCCAGCCCGCTCTCCTTCAACATCGTCGGCCGCTTCCCCTACGGCATGACCTACTTCCACCGCCCCACGGGCCGCTGCTCCGACGGCCGCCTCGTCGTCGACTTCCTCG CGCAAGCGTTCGGGCTGCCGCTGCTGCAGCCGTACCTGTCGCGCGGGGAGGACGTCCGGCAGGGCGTCAACTTCGCCGTGGGCGGCGCCACGGCCATGGATCCGCCCTTCTTCGAGGGGATCGGGGCGTCGGACAAGCTCTGGACCAACCTGTCGCTCAGCGTCCAGCTCGACTGGTTCGACAAGCTCAAGCCTTCACTCTGCGGCTCACCCAAAa GTTGCAAGAAGTATTTCAGCCGGTCGCTCTTCCTCGTGGGGGAGATCGGGGGGAACGACTACAACTACGCCTTCTTCAAGGGCAAGACCCTGGACGACGCCAAGTCCTACGTCCCCACCGTCTCCTCCGCCATCATCGACGCAACCGAG AGGCTGATCAAGGCAGGCGCGATGCACCTGGTGGTGCCGGGGAACCTGCCGATGGGGTGCTCGTCGGCGTACCTGACGCTGCACCCCGGCAGGAGCAGGAGCGACTACGACGCCGTCGGGTGCCTGAGGACGTACAACGACTTCGCGCAGCGCCACAACGCCATGGTCCAGCAGAAGCTGCAGGTGCTCCGGCTCAAGTACCCCAAGGCTCGGATCATGTACGCCGACTACTACGGCGCGGCCATGTCCTTCGCCAAGAACCCCAAGCAGTTCG GGTTCAAGCAGGGGCCGCTGAAGACGTGCTGCGGCGGCGGGGGGCCGTACAACTTCAACCCCAAGGCGAGCTGCGGCGTGCGGGGGTCCAGCGTGTGCGCCGACCCGTCGGCGTACGCCAACTGGGACGGCGTCCACCTGACGGAGGCCGCCTACCACGCCATCGCCGACAGCATCCTCCACGGCCCCTACACCAGCCCCAGGCTGCTCTGA